GTTCGCCTCGGCCGGCGACACCCTGCGCACTCGGACGTTCGTCGGTGTCGGGCTGGGAATCGCCGGTGCGGCTGCACTGGTCATCGGCGCACAGTCGACCGGCGGAGCCGCGGCCGCGACGGTCGGGGCAGGTGCAGTCGCACTCATCGTCGCCACCGCACTGGCCGCACCGTCCCTGTCGCGGCCCATCGTCGGTGCACTCGGTGCCGTCATCACCCGTCCGTTCGGAGCGATAGGACGGCTGGCCAGAACCAACTCGGTGCGCAACCCGCGTCGCACCGCGGCCACCGCCTTCGCTCTGATGCTCGGCCTCATGCTCGTCACCGTGATCGGCGTGCTGGGATCCACTGCGAAAGCCAGCGTCGATTCGCTCGTCGACACCGGTGTGGAGGCCGACTACATCCTCTCGGGCCCCCAGTCGATCGGCGTTCCGACCGGTGCCACCACAGCAGCGCAACAAGTGAACGGCGTGGACCGAACCGCAGTTCTGCACCCGGTGTTCGTCACGATCGCCGGCGAGGAGGAGTACGGAGCCGCCATCGACGGTTCGCCGGAAGGCCTGCTCGATCTGTCGATGGTCCAGGGCACGGCAGACCTCGACAGCAACGGCTTCTCGGTATCGGAAACCGAGGCCGCCGGCCGCGGATGGACCGTGGGCACCCAGGTCACCTTCGACACCGTCGACGGGGCTTCGGTGCCGGTCACCGTCACCGGGGTGTTCACCGACAATCCGCTGATCGGAAACTGGATCGTCTCGGGCGACATCTATCAGAAAGTGACGCCGTCCATCACGCGGTCGGATCTTCTGGTGCTAGTGAAGGCCGTGCCGGGAACCGATCTCGGTACCCTTCGCACCGACCTCGAGGCCGCCACCAAGCCGTTCGTCGTCGTTCAGGTTCAGGACGTCGAAGAGTTCAAGGGCAGTCAGGGACAACAGATCGACACCCTGCTCGCCGTGTTGTACGGATTGTTGGCACTGGCCGTCGTCATCGCCGTGCTCGGCATCGTCAACACGCTGGCCCTGTCCGTCGTGGAGCGTCGGCGAGAAATCGGGATGCTGCGGGCCATCGGCATGCAGCGTCCACAGGTTCGTCGCATCATCTACCTCGAGTCGTTGCTCATCGCGCTGTTCGGCGCGATCGTGGGCGTCGTCCTCGGCATCGCCTTCGGCTGGGGATTCGTGCAGACCCTGCGCGACGAGGGCCTGGGGACCATGACCGTCCCCTGGGGACAGGTGGCGTCCATGTTGGTGGGATCTGCCGTCGTAGGAGTACTGGCCGCACTGTGGCCTGCTGTGCGGGCGGCTCGCACGAAGCCTCTGGAGGCGATCGCAGACCTCTAGTACTCCCGAACCCGACCGGGCATTTCGCAACGACACCTATTTGTTGTGAAATGTCCGGTTTTTGGCTTGCGCCGAAAGGTGATGCACGTCTACCTTTGAGACGGTAAAACAGTCTTCAAGTAGGTTTGCAGTCCGCAAACCAACTCTGTCATCACGGGTCGGGCTCGTGCAAGGAGAATCATGTCGGTTCAAGACATCGATGCACCCACCCGTCCCGCACTGGCCCCACTGTGCCGGCCCGAGAGCCGCGACACACTGATGGCGCGCTACCGGGAAGTCGCTCACGTTCTGCCGAACGCCGTTGCACTCTCCGTAGGCGGAACCTCGCTCACCTTCGACGAACTGCTGCACCGCGCATACTCGCAGGCTCGGAAGATCGCCACCCTCTTCCCCGGGGACTCTCGGCCGCTTGCCGTCGATACCGACGACACTCCGATCTCGATCGTGCTGATGCTGGCCGTCGTCGCCTCCGGTCACCCTCTCGTGCCGCTCGATCCCATGCTTCCCGCCGAGCGACGCGCCACGATCATCGACCGAGCCGGTGCGACGGCGATCGACGCCGCCACCGTTGCCGAGACCGTGGATTCCTGCGTGCCACTACCGACGCTGTCGGGCGATCACACCGCGGTGATCAACTACACCTCGGGATCGACAGGCACCGCCAAGGGCGTGATCCTCAGCCATCGCATGTGTCTGACCAAGGCATACGAGGTCGCCACCGCGTTGTCGATCGGCCCGCACGATCGCATCGGAAATTCGCTGCCGGTCAGTTTCGGTGCCGGGTTGAACACGCTCTTCGCCGGGCTGCTCAGCGGTGCCGCGGTCCACTGCCGAGACCCTCGGTCGGGTGCCCCGTCCGACACCGCCGAATGGATCGCCGAGCAGTCACTGACCACGCTGCACTGCTCCTCGTCACTGCTGCGCACGATCGCGGCAGCCGACCACGGGCACGCTGCCGTGCCCAGTCTGCGCGTGGTCACCACGTACGGGGAGTCCCTGCATTCCGACGACGTCGACAATTTCAGGCAAATGTTCGACGGGCATGCAACGGTCGTGAACTGGTACGCGACCACAGAGGCCGGGGCCGTCGCCTACAGCGAGTTCCCTCCGGAGCGGACGCTGCCGTCCGGCTTCCTGCCGGCCGGAAGGCCCATTCCCGGCAAGCTCGTCGAGGTCGTCACCACCGACGGCTCGGTGTGTATGCCCGACGCGATCGGCGAAGTCCGAGTGACGTCGACCTGCCTGGCCGACGGTTACCTCGGCGACGCAGGCCTGGATTCAGAACGATTCGCCGCTCTCGACGATGGCCTGTTCCGGTACCGAACCGGCGATCTGGGGCGTCTGGACGAACACGGGACGCTGCATCTGGCCGGACGCATCGACGACGCCGTCAAGGTTCGCGGCTACCTGGTCGAGCCGGCCGAGATCGAGGCAGCCCTGCGAGCCATGCCGGAGATCGACGAGGCCGCGGTGATCGGCAGACACTCGGGTACCGACACCGACCTGGTGGCCTACGTGTGCTCGGCGGGATCGGCCAAGCGTCCCTCCGTCGGCGAGATCAGAGCGTCGCTGCGCCGGACCCTGCCGGAATGGATGGTGCCCACGCACATCGTCGCGCTCGACGCGATGCCGCGCAACGAACGCGGCAAGCTCGATCGCATGGCATTGCCCGAGCCCGCGGATCGACGGGTCGAGCGAACAGCGGTCGGGCCGACCGAATACATCGTCGCCGAGGCTGCGCGGGCTGCCATCGGTCTGGACTCCATCGGCCGAGACGAGGACTTCCTGGCTCTCGGCGGTAATTCGCTGACGACAACGGCGATGCTCGCCCAACTGCGGGAGGGGTTGAAGGTCGATCTCACGGCGGAGGACGTGTTCGCGGCGACGACCGTTCGAACTCTCGCTACGACGGTCGATGCCCGCCTGCGAGACGCGGCCACCGTTCGTCGACGCACGTCCGGCGAACACGATGTGCTGGTGCCCCTGCGCACCGAGGGCAGCAAGGCACCGATCTTCCTGATCGGCGGAGCCGGCGTCGGCGCGATGGCATTCCTCAAGCTCGTCAAGCACATCGACGACGACCATCCGGTGTACGCATTGCAGGCGCACGGCCGGGGTAAGCGCGGACGACCGGACCGCACCATCCGACGAACCGCGAGGCGATACGTCGACGCGATACGCACCGTCCAGCCCGAGGGACCGTTCCATCTGGTCGGCCATTCGCTCGGCGGGTGGATCGCCATCGCGATGGCCGAGAGAATCCGCGACTGTGGTCTCGGATCTCCGCACCTGCTTCTGTTGGACACCCGGCTGTTTCGGCATCTGCTGGACAAGCTGCCCGGCGGTACCGAGGTTCCGGCTGCACCTCCGGCCCAGACGCGGGAAGAAGCGGGCTTCCACCTCGGCCGCCTCGGCACGGCCGCTCTGTGGATCCGCATGCAGTTCGCCGGGTTGTTGCGCTACCCGACGACCATGGAATGGTTGGTCTTCGCAAGCATCGGGTACGTGGCGTTGAACAAGCACGTGCCGACTCCGTGGTCGGGCTCGATGACCGTGGTTCGCACAGCGGAGAACGTGAAAGATGCCCGGTCGTGGCAGACAGTTGCTTCTGGTGAACTGACTTTCGTCGACATCAACGGCGATCACGGTGACATGCTGAGCGAACCGATGGCCGAGGAACTGGCCAAGATCATCGACGACACCGTCGGCAGCGGGCGCTGAAGCCCGGCAGCCCGTAGGACGGTCTGTCGCGACCGCGGCACAGCTTGTACGTTTGTGCCAGAAGGCGCGGCAGGTCCGAACTATTCGACAGGGAGGCCGACTATGAGTTCATCGTACGAATTGCAGTCCGTGGAACTACACAAGGACGTCCTGCGTTACGTCGACATCGGCGACGGTCCGCCCGTGATCCTCGTGCACGGTCTCCTCGGATCGCATCAATCGTGGGCACCCCAGCTCGAGCGCCTCTCGCACAAGTACCGGGTGATCGCGCCGGACCTGTTCGGGCACGGCGAGTCCGACAAGCCGACCGGTGACTACTCGCTGAGCTCACACTCGGCCACCATTCGCGATCTGATGGATCACCTGAAGATCGACTCCGCTCCGCTGGTCGGTCACTCCCTCGGCGGCGGCATCATCATGCAGCTGACGTATCTCTTCCCCGAGCGGGTCGATCGCCTCGCCCTGGTCAGCAGTGGCGGCCTCGGCCCCGAAGTGAGCCTCCTGCTCAAGGCCGCGACGCTGCCCGGTAGCGAGTTGGTACTTCCGCTGCTTGCGTCCGATTGGTTCCGCAAGAACGCCGAGGGCGCACTGTCGCAGCTGGGCAAGTGGGGCCTTCCGGTCAAGCCCGGTCCGAGCATGGCCGAGACCTGGCGATCGTTCCGGTCGGTCGCCGACCGCTCCACTCGTGAGGCCTTCCTGGCGTCGACGCGAGCAGTGGTCGGCCCACGCGGTCAGACCGTAAGCGCCAAACAGCATTTCGAGAAGTTCGAGTCGATTCCGTCTCTGCTCGTCTGGGGCGGTAAAGACCGCATGATTCCCGCCAAACATGCGGACAACATCCGACGCGAGGTGCCCAACAGCCGCGTCGAGATCTTCCCCGATGCCGGCCACTTTCCCCAGCTCGACGAGCCCGATTTCTTCTTCCGACTTCTGGACGAGTTCCTGGACTCGAACGGGCAGGGGAAGGACGTCGCGGCAGGGACCGACGCGCGCGAAGACATCACTCCGGCAGTCATGCCGCTGCAACGCCCGTGAGTGTCATCCCGATGTTCCCGCTCGGGAGCGTGCTGCTTCCCGGCGAACGTCTACCGCTGCACATCTTCGAGCCTCGCTACCAGGCGCTGGTACAAGACTGCCTGAAGCAGGACGACCCGAGCTTCGGCGTCGTTCTCATCGCGCGCGGCCACGAGGCCGGGGGCGGCGACGTTCGACACGACGTGGCGACGGTCGCGCACATCATCGGGCACGAGGCCATCGGAGACGGCAGGTACCTACTCGAGTGTGTCGGCGGCGAACGGATCCGGATCGACGCCTGGCTGCCCGACGATCCCTACCCCTTGGCAGACGTTCGACCGTGGCACGACGAGGACGCCGAGTCGGTGATCGCCGATTCCGAATTCGACACCACCTGGGCGCGGGTCGAGGATCTGTACGAGCTCATCGGCCGACTCGAATCCACCGAAAGCATTGCCACTCCGGGCTTTCCGGACTTTCTGAGCCTGCCGATCTCGGCCGCCGAGAAAATCTGGTCGCTGGCTGCACTGATTCCGATGGGACAGTCCGATCGCCTCGACATTCTGTCGGCACCGGACGCCCGGGCCCGCAAGACGGCACTCGACGACGCCATCGAGAACGTCACGGCCGTCGTACAGTTCAGACTGCAACCCTGATACGTACGAAACACGTCAGGCCCGACACGATGTGTCGGGCCTGACGTACGTAGTAGCGGGGACAGGATTTGAACCTGCGACCTCTGGGTTATGAGCCCAGCGAGCTACCGAGCTGCTCCACCCCGCGCTGTGTGTCCCCAACGGTACATGCCATCTCGGCAGTCTCCCAATCGCCTGGTCAACGCTCTACGGTTCTCGGTATGCCCACCGAGTCCTCCCCAGTCCTGTCGTATCCGTTCGATGCCGTCGCACAAATCACGCTGAGCAACCCACCGGTCAACGCACTGACCCGTCCGGCGACGCGGCGGCTGCATGCCGTTCTGCGAGAACTGGCTCGGGACGCCACAATTCGAGCGGTGGTCCTCACCGGCGAGCGGGTGTTCAGCGCCGGCTCGGACATCTCCGAAATGCCGGATATGCAGAACGACGGCGACGTGCTGGCACGCAAGAGCACCCTCGAGAACGCCACGCTCGATCTGCTGGCCGCACTGCCGCTTCCGACGGTCGCGGCGATCGACGGATTCGCATTGGGCGGCGGACTCGAGATGGCACTGTGCTGCGATCTCGTCGTCGCCGACGCAGGAGCTCGACTCGGACTGCCGGAGATCGACCTCGGCGTCATCCCCAGCAGCGGCGGATCGATGCGCGCCTTGCGCCGTGTGGGTCAGGCCCATGCGGCCGAACTCGTCCTGCTCGGCGAGCCGATCACCGCCGAGACCGCGCTCGAGTGGGGTCTGATCAATCGGGTGGCACCGCATGGTGCATCGCTGTCGGTGGCCTTGGACCTGGCGCAGACGCTCGCTCGGAAGTCCCGTTCTGCGGTGCACGCGAACAAGCGAGCACTCGAGCTCGTCTTCGGGCCATCCCCGTACGAACCGGCACAACGGGCATTGCCGGTATTCGAGGAAGCGTTCGGGTCGACGGACGGACGGGAAGGCGTTCGCGCCTTTCTCGCCAAGGAATCACCGAGATTTCGATAGGCGGCTCTGCGCGAGAATTGTTGCGCCGGTGACGATCTCCCAGCCGATTATGGTGTAAACCGAGATCCGCTCGAACGTTCCGCCGCCGAGGATCCCCGTGTCGGCGAGAAACAGGGCCAGACCGGCCAGGCCGACGACCCCCGCAGTGGCGCTACCGAGCGTGTACCAACGCGGCGCTCCGACGCGGCCGCCGTACCGGCCTGCAGCCAGGAGCACCAGGTTTCCGCCGATGATGGCCATACCCGCGCCCGCCGCGTGCGGTGCCGACGCTCCGTCGACCGAGGCATGCGCGAGCCCGACCACGATGCTGCCGACGCCGTGCACAACCGAGGTACCCAGCACCATCCACCGCGCTCGGCCCTCGAACAGCACCGACAATCCGAGGCCGGCAAGAACGAACAGCGTGCCGTCGACCACAAAACCGGTGTTCATCACCGGGTGCCACGGTGAGATGTCCGGAATCCCGAGGTCACTGATGTTGTTGCGCGCGTAGCTGTACGGCCGATCGGTCCAGCCCAGCGCCGCAACCGCTTCGGCGGCCAGATAGGTCACCCCGCCGACGAGAAAGGCTCCAGCGGCCAGGACCGTAGTTCTCTTCACAACTGCAGTATTCACTGCCTGCTTGCCCCGGATGCACCCGGCGTGTACCGATTGGTACAGTACCGGCTCATGAGCGATCGCCACGACGTGGTGCCGATACTCGCAGGGGTGTTCCGCGACCACGGGTTCGACGGTTCGTCTCTCGCGGTCATCAGCAGGCAGACCGGCCTGGGGAAAGGCAGTCTCTACCACTACTTTCCGCGCGGCAAGCAGGAGATGGCCGAGGCCGTCCTCGACGACGTGGAGCAGTGGTTTCACCACAACGTGTTCGAGCCGCTGCGGCACGGCACCGATGCCGCGTCGACCACGCACGACATGTTCGAGCAAACCGCCCGCTACTTCCGCTCCAATCGCCTGGTGTGCCTGTTCGGGGCGTTCACACTCGGCCTGGAGCGCGCGGCCTTCTCCGGACGCGTCGCAGCACATTTCGCGCACTGGATCGAGGCACTCACCCCGGTACTGAATCGGCTCGGACACGGCGACTCGGCGGCCGAACTGGCCGAGGAGATCGTCGCCGGCATCCAAGGCGCGTTGGTGCTCTCGCGCGCATCGGACGACGAGACGAGATTCGATCGACTGTTGTCGAGGCTGGAAGCATCGGCCGCACGCCTGCCCGCAGGAGTACACGCATGACTCCCGATGCCACGACACCCGAGCCCGCTGTACCCGAAGCCTTGACGCCCGAGCCCGCACCCGAGCTGAGGACCTTCGGGATACGAGAACTGCTGCGGCTGATCGTCATCGGTTCGGTGTTGACGTACTTCCAGGTCGTTGCGATCGGACGCTGGGTTCGTGCGCCCCGACGCGGATGGCCGATACATGCCTCGGAGGCCGTCGTCGACGCGTTCTTCGCTCTCGGACCCACATTCGTCAAAGTCGGGCAGCTCATGGGCTCGTCGCCGGGACTGTTCCCGAAGGTCCTCGCCGATACGTGCCTGCGGTGCCTCGACGAGGTTCCACCGTTCCCCGGCTCGCAAGCACGCGCGGTGATCGAGGCCGACCTGGGCCGCGGAATCGACGATCTGTTCTCCTCGTTCGACGACGTGCCGCTCTCGTCAGCGTCGGTTGCTCAGGTACACCTGTGCGTGCGCCGCGACAACGGACGCGAAGTGGTCATGAAGGTGCAGCGGCGGGGCATCTACCACCGCATGAAGATCGATCTACGGATCGCGTACCTCATTGCCCGCGGGCTGGAGAAGTTCATTCCGTTCTTCGCCACCGCCAATGCGTCGGCCATCATCGTGGACCTGCATGCCGCCACCTTCGCGGAACTGGACAGCGCCGTGGAGGCCAAGCGGCAGGACAGCTTTCGCGCGGCCATCGGTGCGTTCGGAGACAACGAGCACGTCACCGCGCCCGAGGTGTTCCTCGACTACTGCGGCGGCCGCGTCATCTGCATGGAACGCATGCACGGCTCCCCACTCGACCGCTACGAGCCCGGCGAGCAGTCCGAGCTCATCGTCCGCCGAGCGGCCAAGGTCTGGATGGAAGCGCTTGTGCTGCACGGTCTCTTCCACGGCGACGTGCATGCGGGCAACGTGTGGGTGCTCGACGACGGCAGGGTGGCGTTCCTCGACTTCGGAGTCATGGGCGAGGTGGACGAGCAATGGCGCGCGCTGCTACTCGACCTGTTCCATGCCACCGTGATCGACGGCGACTTCACCCGGCTCGCAGGTACTGTCAAGCGCCTGGGAATCGTTGCACCACAGATGGGTTCGGACGCCGAGGTCGGGGCGATACTGCAGTCGGTGTTCGCCCCGATGCTCTCGACGACGCTCGCGCACTTCAGTCTGGCGGACTTCATCCGGGCCCTGGTGAACATGGGCAAGCAGTACAAGACGTCGAGCCCCGAGGAGTTGATCCTGGTGGCCAAGCAACTCGGCTACTTCGAGAGATACGCCATCGAACTCGCACCCAACTGGGCTCTGGGCACGGATCCGTTCGTCTTCAAGAATGTCTTCCCCGCCGAGATAGCCGCCTTGGCCGAGGCGAGGGGTGTCGAGCTGCCGGAGTGAACCGGCAGTCCGCACACCCGATCACAGACTGAAGTCGAGCACCACTTTACCTGCGGCAGTCCGGTTTTCCAGTGACGCGATGGCCGCAGCGGCATCGGCAGCCGGGAACACCGAGGGCTCGGGAGCCACGAGGGAACCGTCGGCGAGCAGCGGTTCGATCTCGGCCCACTGGGTGGCGAGGTAGCCCGGCCGCGTCATCCACCACGCGCCCCAACCGACGCCGACGACATCGACGTTGTTGAGCAGTAGCCGATTCACCTTCACCGTCGGAATCTCACCACCGGTGAAGCCCAGCACCAGAATTCGACCCGACGGTGCGAGCGAGCGGATGCTGTCGGTGAACCGATCGCCGCCCACCGGATCCACGACCACATCGACCCCGCGTCCGCCGGTCAGCTCCTTGACCGCGTCCTTCCACCCGTCGACGAGAACGACGTCGGTGGCTCCGGCGGAGCGGGCGATGTCGGCCTTCGCCTCCGAGCTCACGACGGCGATCACCCGGGACGCACCGAGTACCGGAGCCATCCGCAGCGCCGAGGTTCCGATTCCGCCTGCGGCACCGTGCACCAGCACCGTCTCGCCCGCCGCCAGCCGGCCGCGTTCACGCAGCGCGAAGTGCACCGTCAAGTCGTTGAACAACAGACCGGCCCCTGCAGTGAGCGATACCGACTCCGGCAGCGCGAACACCGTATCGGGTGAGACCACGGCGACCTCTGCCATGCCGTCGCTCAAGCCCGTCAGCGCCGCGACGCGATCGCCTGCCGAAAAGCCGGACTCCGCCGGAGCCGACCGGACGACACCGGCGATCTCGCTTCCGGGAACGAACGGCAATTCCGGCTTGTACTGGTACAGCCCACGGGTGAGCAGCGCATCGGGAAAGGCGACGCCCGCGGCATGGACCTCGATGACCACCGACCCGTCGCGCGGGGCAGGTTCGTCGATGTCCACCACGCTCACCGAGTCGGGTCCGTCGAGGCTGGAGATCTGTACCGCGCGCATGAATGGTCCTCTCGGTCGGGATCGTTCCCTGCACGCCACCGTACAAAACTGCCGAACTCACCGCAGCTACCGGCATGCGGTACCGGTGATGTGCTCCAATCGAAGGGTGAACACCACTCCCCTCACCGTCGTCCAGCCCGACGGCACCGCCCGTGGCGGCGTCATCGTCATCCAGGAAGCCTTCGGCGTCACCGACCACATCGTCGACGTCTGCAATCGGGTTGCGGCCGCAGGGTGGGTCGCGGTCGCTCCGCATCTGTTCCACCGGCAGGACGGCGTCACTGTGCTCGACTACTCGGACATGGACTCGGCCATGGCGGCCATCGGGAAATTGAAGGCGGATGAGGTGGACTCCGA
The nucleotide sequence above comes from Rhodococcoides fascians A25f. Encoded proteins:
- a CDS encoding ABC transporter permease — translated: MRKVSLRNLAAHKVRLALTVLSVVLGTAFVAGSFVFTDTLQRTFSSLFADTAQGADVRVSPEDARSSGVPNEDIAAIAALPNVRAVSPYAGGQLVLLGTDGAAVQSGGAPTIGESYLPDDQRLGDPTTFVEGSAPTTPGQVAINAGGAERAGLKVGDATQVLVPSKGITDITISGIYSTATESGGYIGIQFVQSQANELFTDGAHVQYIDVAGNDLTAQGLTQSDLRDEISAALPGLKVQTAADVQEETQAEVESALSFINYFLLAFGGIALLVGTFIIYNTFSMIVAQRVRELALLRAIGASRGQVSRSVVLEALVVGVIGSVLGFAGGVGLAYGLRALLNAFDLGLPSGPLALEPRTVAVAFAVGIIVTVLSAYAPARRAAKIPPVAAMREEFASAGDTLRTRTFVGVGLGIAGAAALVIGAQSTGGAAAATVGAGAVALIVATALAAPSLSRPIVGALGAVITRPFGAIGRLARTNSVRNPRRTAATAFALMLGLMLVTVIGVLGSTAKASVDSLVDTGVEADYILSGPQSIGVPTGATTAAQQVNGVDRTAVLHPVFVTIAGEEEYGAAIDGSPEGLLDLSMVQGTADLDSNGFSVSETEAAGRGWTVGTQVTFDTVDGASVPVTVTGVFTDNPLIGNWIVSGDIYQKVTPSITRSDLLVLVKAVPGTDLGTLRTDLEAATKPFVVVQVQDVEEFKGSQGQQIDTLLAVLYGLLALAVVIAVLGIVNTLALSVVERRREIGMLRAIGMQRPQVRRIIYLESLLIALFGAIVGVVLGIAFGWGFVQTLRDEGLGTMTVPWGQVASMLVGSAVVGVLAALWPAVRAARTKPLEAIADL
- a CDS encoding LON peptidase substrate-binding domain-containing protein produces the protein MSVIPMFPLGSVLLPGERLPLHIFEPRYQALVQDCLKQDDPSFGVVLIARGHEAGGGDVRHDVATVAHIIGHEAIGDGRYLLECVGGERIRIDAWLPDDPYPLADVRPWHDEDAESVIADSEFDTTWARVEDLYELIGRLESTESIATPGFPDFLSLPISAAEKIWSLAALIPMGQSDRLDILSAPDARARKTALDDAIENVTAVVQFRLQP
- a CDS encoding DUF998 domain-containing protein is translated as MKRTTVLAAGAFLVGGVTYLAAEAVAALGWTDRPYSYARNNISDLGIPDISPWHPVMNTGFVVDGTLFVLAGLGLSVLFEGRARWMVLGTSVVHGVGSIVVGLAHASVDGASAPHAAGAGMAIIGGNLVLLAAGRYGGRVGAPRWYTLGSATAGVVGLAGLALFLADTGILGGGTFERISVYTIIGWEIVTGATILAQSRLSKSR
- a CDS encoding alpha/beta fold hydrolase, whose product is MSSSYELQSVELHKDVLRYVDIGDGPPVILVHGLLGSHQSWAPQLERLSHKYRVIAPDLFGHGESDKPTGDYSLSSHSATIRDLMDHLKIDSAPLVGHSLGGGIIMQLTYLFPERVDRLALVSSGGLGPEVSLLLKAATLPGSELVLPLLASDWFRKNAEGALSQLGKWGLPVKPGPSMAETWRSFRSVADRSTREAFLASTRAVVGPRGQTVSAKQHFEKFESIPSLLVWGGKDRMIPAKHADNIRREVPNSRVEIFPDAGHFPQLDEPDFFFRLLDEFLDSNGQGKDVAAGTDAREDITPAVMPLQRP
- a CDS encoding ABC1 kinase family protein gives rise to the protein MTPDATTPEPAVPEALTPEPAPELRTFGIRELLRLIVIGSVLTYFQVVAIGRWVRAPRRGWPIHASEAVVDAFFALGPTFVKVGQLMGSSPGLFPKVLADTCLRCLDEVPPFPGSQARAVIEADLGRGIDDLFSSFDDVPLSSASVAQVHLCVRRDNGREVVMKVQRRGIYHRMKIDLRIAYLIARGLEKFIPFFATANASAIIVDLHAATFAELDSAVEAKRQDSFRAAIGAFGDNEHVTAPEVFLDYCGGRVICMERMHGSPLDRYEPGEQSELIVRRAAKVWMEALVLHGLFHGDVHAGNVWVLDDGRVAFLDFGVMGEVDEQWRALLLDLFHATVIDGDFTRLAGTVKRLGIVAPQMGSDAEVGAILQSVFAPMLSTTLAHFSLADFIRALVNMGKQYKTSSPEELILVAKQLGYFERYAIELAPNWALGTDPFVFKNVFPAEIAALAEARGVELPE
- a CDS encoding NADPH:quinone oxidoreductase family protein, giving the protein MRAVQISSLDGPDSVSVVDIDEPAPRDGSVVIEVHAAGVAFPDALLTRGLYQYKPELPFVPGSEIAGVVRSAPAESGFSAGDRVAALTGLSDGMAEVAVVSPDTVFALPESVSLTAGAGLLFNDLTVHFALRERGRLAAGETVLVHGAAGGIGTSALRMAPVLGASRVIAVVSSEAKADIARSAGATDVVLVDGWKDAVKELTGGRGVDVVVDPVGGDRFTDSIRSLAPSGRILVLGFTGGEIPTVKVNRLLLNNVDVVGVGWGAWWMTRPGYLATQWAEIEPLLADGSLVAPEPSVFPAADAAAAIASLENRTAAGKVVLDFSL
- a CDS encoding TetR/AcrR family transcriptional regulator, which translates into the protein MSDRHDVVPILAGVFRDHGFDGSSLAVISRQTGLGKGSLYHYFPRGKQEMAEAVLDDVEQWFHHNVFEPLRHGTDAASTTHDMFEQTARYFRSNRLVCLFGAFTLGLERAAFSGRVAAHFAHWIEALTPVLNRLGHGDSAAELAEEIVAGIQGALVLSRASDDETRFDRLLSRLEASAARLPAGVHA
- a CDS encoding alpha/beta fold hydrolase is translated as MSVQDIDAPTRPALAPLCRPESRDTLMARYREVAHVLPNAVALSVGGTSLTFDELLHRAYSQARKIATLFPGDSRPLAVDTDDTPISIVLMLAVVASGHPLVPLDPMLPAERRATIIDRAGATAIDAATVAETVDSCVPLPTLSGDHTAVINYTSGSTGTAKGVILSHRMCLTKAYEVATALSIGPHDRIGNSLPVSFGAGLNTLFAGLLSGAAVHCRDPRSGAPSDTAEWIAEQSLTTLHCSSSLLRTIAAADHGHAAVPSLRVVTTYGESLHSDDVDNFRQMFDGHATVVNWYATTEAGAVAYSEFPPERTLPSGFLPAGRPIPGKLVEVVTTDGSVCMPDAIGEVRVTSTCLADGYLGDAGLDSERFAALDDGLFRYRTGDLGRLDEHGTLHLAGRIDDAVKVRGYLVEPAEIEAALRAMPEIDEAAVIGRHSGTDTDLVAYVCSAGSAKRPSVGEIRASLRRTLPEWMVPTHIVALDAMPRNERGKLDRMALPEPADRRVERTAVGPTEYIVAEAARAAIGLDSIGRDEDFLALGGNSLTTTAMLAQLREGLKVDLTAEDVFAATTVRTLATTVDARLRDAATVRRRTSGEHDVLVPLRTEGSKAPIFLIGGAGVGAMAFLKLVKHIDDDHPVYALQAHGRGKRGRPDRTIRRTARRYVDAIRTVQPEGPFHLVGHSLGGWIAIAMAERIRDCGLGSPHLLLLDTRLFRHLLDKLPGGTEVPAAPPAQTREEAGFHLGRLGTAALWIRMQFAGLLRYPTTMEWLVFASIGYVALNKHVPTPWSGSMTVVRTAENVKDARSWQTVASGELTFVDINGDHGDMLSEPMAEELAKIIDDTVGSGR
- a CDS encoding enoyl-CoA hydratase/isomerase family protein, with amino-acid sequence MPTESSPVLSYPFDAVAQITLSNPPVNALTRPATRRLHAVLRELARDATIRAVVLTGERVFSAGSDISEMPDMQNDGDVLARKSTLENATLDLLAALPLPTVAAIDGFALGGGLEMALCCDLVVADAGARLGLPEIDLGVIPSSGGSMRALRRVGQAHAAELVLLGEPITAETALEWGLINRVAPHGASLSVALDLAQTLARKSRSAVHANKRALELVFGPSPYEPAQRALPVFEEAFGSTDGREGVRAFLAKESPRFR